TGGAGCGCGCCCGCCTTTTCGGCGAAAAGGTGGGCATGGCGTTTCAGATAAAAGACGACTTGTTCGACTACGGCACGGCCGAGATTGGCAAGCCGGTGGGCATCGACATCAAGGAGAAAAAGATGACGCTGCCGCTGATTTACGCCCTGCAGCAAGCCAGCTGGCTGGAGAAGCGGCGCATGATTTTCAACGTCAAAAACAACGGCGGCCACCGCGAGCGGGTGCAGCAGGTCATCGAGTTCGTGAAGCAATCCGGGGGGCTGGACTACGCCATTGCCACCATGGAAAAGTACCGCGACGAAGCCATCGAAATCCTCCACACCTTCCCCGAATCGGCCAGCCGCACGTCGTTGGAGCAGCTGATCAACTACACCATCGAGCGCGAAAAATAGGCCCCGGGGCCCCAATCCGCCACATAAAAAAGCCGCCCCTTGTCTAGGAACGGCTTTTTTTGTGGCGGTAAGTTGGCGCTAGCCTTTGGGCTCGGCTACCTGGTAGCTGACGCTGCCAGGAGCCACGTCGCTGACTTTGAATTTCACGCCGTCGAAGGTAGCGTCCACCTCCAGGGTGTGGATCATGCCGCAGCCGGGGCATTTTGCTTCCTCTTTTTCGTACTGGTCGGTATCGGCCAGCGAGTCGGCCATGGAGTCGGGGGTGGGCACACCGAGCAGGTCGGTAAAGACTTCGGTGTGGCACTTGTTGCACTCAAACTTGAGGCCCACGGCGCGGCCTTGCAGGTCTTCGAGGGGAGCGTTTTGGTCGGGTTTCTGAGCAATCCACATGGGGCAATCGGGTTGGTTTTGGGGAAGAGGGCGGCGGCCCGCGGCGGGGCCTAACCGGGTTTACGCGGCCGCCCGGCAAAAGGATGGCCCCGGGCCCCGGCCTACCTTTGGGCCGGGGCCCGCCAGGGCCTGGTATGCGCTATGGCTGACGATACTTTGGGCCCCCGGCCCCCGCACGCGCCTTTGCCCCAGGTGCCGCGCTGGCACTCCATCCGCGGGTCGCTGCGGCTGGTGGCCGACCCCATCGGGGCCCTCGACGCGGTGCACGCCGACTACGGCAGCACGGCGCGCCTCTACATCGGTGGGGTGCAGCCCAGCGTGCTCACCCGCGACCCCGGGCTGGTGCAGCACATTTTGCAGAAAAACCACCGCAACTACGCTAAATCGAAGTTCACGCTCGGGTTTGCGCGCTACATCGGCCACGGCCTGCTCACCAACGAGGGCCCCGACTGGCTGCGCCAGCGCCGGCTCATCCAGCCCGGCTTCCACCGCCAGCGGGTGGCGGGCCTCACCGGGCTGATGCAGGAAGTGGTGGCCGACACGCTGGGGCCCCTGGCGCAGGCGGCGGCCCGTGCCGGCGGGGCGGTGGCCGTGCCGGCCCACGCGCTGCTCACGCGGCTCACGTTCCGCATCATTGCCCGCTCGGTGTTCAGCACCAGATTTGCCGAGGCCGAGCTGGACCGCCTGGCCCAACTTATCACTGAGATTCAGGCGTTTTACGTGCGCATCATCCGGCAGCCCTACCTCAACTGGTGGCGGCGGCTGCGGGGCCAATTTCGCCACCACGACCGCCTCACGGCCGAGCTGCGGGCGCTGCTGGGCCGCTACATTGCCCAGCGCCAGGCGGCCAGCGCCGCCCCCGGGGCCCCCGCCCCGCCCGACGACCTGCTGCAAATGCTGCTCGACGCCCGCTACGAGGACACCGGCGAGCCGATGGCCCCCGCCCGGGTGCTCGACGAAGCCCTGATCTTGCTCGTGGCCGGCCACGAAACCAGTGCCAACGCCCTCACCTGGCTGCTGTACCTGCTAGCCCACCACCCGGCGGAAGCCCAAGCCATTCAGGCCGAAACCGCCGCGGTGCTGGGCACTAGGGCCCCCACGTTTGCCGACTTGCCCCGCTTGGGACGCGCTTTGCAGGCCGTGCAGGAAACCATGCGCCTCTACCCGCCCGCCTGGATGGTGGACCGCGTGGCCCTGGCCGACGACGATTACCAGGGCCTGCGCATTCCGAAGGGCACGCTGTTTTCGCTCTACCTCTACGGCTTGCACCGCGACCCGCAGCACTGGGACGCGCCCGCCGAGTTTCGCCCCGCCCGCTTCGCCCCCGATGCGCCGCGTCCGCTCGTGCCGTTCGCCTACGCGCCCTTCGGTGGGGGCCCCCGCCTGTGCGTGGGCCTGCAATTTGCCCTCACCGAAATGCAGTTCGTGGCCGTGGAGCTGCTGCGCACCTTCGACGTGGAGTGGCCCGCCGGCCAGCCACTGGTGGTTAAGCAGCCGCTCATCACGCTGCGGCCGCGGGGCGATTTTCAGGTGCGGCTGCGCCTGCGGGAGGGGCCCCGGGCGGCGGCTGGCTAGCTGGCGAAGTGGTAGGTCAGCACCGGGGGGAAGGCGTGGGTGGCCACGGTTTCGGCAATGCTGGTGTTCAGGAAGTGGCTCAGGCCCGAGCGCACGTGGGTCGGAATCACCACCACGTCGGCGGCCACGCGCTGGGCGTATTCCTCGATGCCCGCGCTGGTGCGGTTCGCGGCCACCTCGGCCACCACGACGTGGGCAAGCTGGTGCTGCCGGGCAAAGTCCTGCATTTGCTGCTGGGCCAGGTGGTCGTCGGCGCCCGCGGCCACGTGCAGCAAGTGCAGCGTCGCGTCGGGAAACACGGCCAGCACCCGGCGCAGGCCCTCAATGGCCCCGGCGGCATCGGCCAAAAAATCGGACGGAAACACGATTTGCTGCACCTTAAAGGCAGGTTCCGGGTGCTTCACCGTGAGCACGGGGCACGGGGCCAGCCGAATCAGGCGTTCAGTAGTCGAGCTTACGAAAAAGTGTTCCGTAGCGCCGTGGCCGCGCGCGCCCACCACCACCAAGTCGTTGCCGTAGCGCTGAATGGCCGTCAGGATGCCCTCGCCCACGCGCGCCACTTCTACCACGTCCTGCACCGGCACGCCGGGGGCCAGCTGCGCGGCCTCGGCTTGCAGCGCGTGCATGCGGCGCTTGGTGGCTTCCATCAGCTTGATGGTGAAAATCTGGTCGATGCTGTGGCCGCTCACCGGCCCGCCCACGGTGCTGAAGGCGCCCCCCGCCTCGTCGGCGTCTTCCAGCACGTGCAGCAGCGTGAGCTGGCCGCCCGTGTGCTGGGCCAATTGCACGGCGACCCCGAAGGCATGGTGCGCTTCGGGCGAAAAATCGGTGGCAACGAGGATGTTTTTCATGACCGGGACGGGTGGGGTGGAGGAGAAAATTACTAATCAATCACCAACCGTTGCAAACGGCTACCGATTGACTAGTAATATAGTGCTGCAAACATAGCTCCCATCCGCCGGGGCCCTATTCCTTCAGCAGCTTGTCGATTTCCTGGTTGAAAGCCGCCGTTTCCTCCGTGTAGTACTTGCCCGTGCCGGGGCCGCTGAAGCCGGTGTGTATCTTGCGCACCGCGCCCTTCTTGTCGATGAAAATGGTGGTGGGGAAACCCAGAAACTTGGCCAGCTGCGGCATGGACTTGGCCACCGAGTCCTTGTTCGATACGCCGCCCACGGCCAGGTCGTAGCCGATGTTGAACCGCGCTTTCATAACGCGCAGGCGCGCCGCGGCCTTCTCGTACTCGGGCATCCGCTCGTAGCCGAGGCCGATGATTTCGACGCCACGCTGCTTGTTTTTCTCGTACCACGGGGCCAGGAAGTTGGTCTCGTCCATGCAGTTGGGGCACCACGAGCCCAGCACCTGCACCACCACCACCTTGCCGCGGTACTTGGCGTCGGTGGGCGAAATGCTGGCACCCGGCACGACGCTCGGGAACTTGAAGCTTAACCGACTTTCACCCTTTCTGAGGTAGGTGAGCGTGTCGGCGTCGGGCAATTTGGCCTTGGGGTCGAGGGTGGCCGTCCAGGTTTCGTGGCCGGTTTTGCCGGAGTAGAAGTCGCCGAACAAGGTGTTGGGGGCGTACTCCTTGGTGATGTCGACGGGGGCCTTGGGGCCGTTTTGGGCAATGAATAAAAAGGCGTGGCTGCCGTCGAAGGTGCTCAGGCGCAGCTGCTGCCCGCTCACCACGCCGCTGAGGTAGCGGTAGTCGCCGGTGGTGGTGAGGAAGGTGCCCGTCAGGCGGTTGCCTTGCTGGGCGAAAACCCCCGTGGCCGGGTAGCCCTCCTTGCCCTCGCCGAAAGTAGCCCGCCAGGTGCCGTCAAAGCTACCCGGCTTATCGGCCGATTGGGCGGCCGGAAACAGCTCCTGGGCCCCCGCCGTAGCCACCAGCGGCACGCGGTAGGGCCCCTTGGCGTCGTACTTCACCCAGTTGCCTCTCAGCTTGCCGGCGCCATCGGCTCGCACCACCAGCGCCGCGTCGAACACGTGGAGCTTGATGGTGGCCGAATCGCCGGCGGCCGAGATTTCGGGGCAGCGCAGGCGCTCCTCGCCGTTCAGGCCTTTGTTGATGAGGTATACTACCGGCTGGCCGGCTTCAGTTTTCACTTCGAACAGGAACGGCAGCTGCTGGCCCTGCACGGCCAGCTCGCCGCGCCAGGGCCCCGGCGTAAGCAGCGCGGCGGCCGACGCGGCGGTGCCAGTGGTTTCGGTCTTGGTGGAATTTCCCTGGCAGCCCGCCAGGCTGAGCACGGCCCCGGCTAGCAGGGCGGGCACGATATTTTTCATGATGACGATTAAAAAAACAAACCCGAAGCCCACACAACCCGGCCCGGCCCAAGTAAGTTAAAAGACCCGGCCCCGTGGCGAAATAACGCCCATCGGCCGGATTAGGCGTTACCTAACGGGTATGCTACATTTGCACAACCACTCTTTATATACCGTCCTATGGCTTTTGACCTGGAAATGATTCGCGGCGTGTACGCCGGCATGGGGGCCCGCATCGAGGCGGCCCGCGCCGCCGTGGGCCGCCCGCTCACCCTCACCGAGAAAATTCTTTACGCCCACCTTTACGGGGGCGACGTGAAGCAGGCGTACGAGCGTGGCGTTTCCTACGTTGATTTTGCCCCCGACCGCGTGGCCATGCAGGACGCCACTGCCCAGATGGCGCTGCTCCAGTTTATGCAGGCCGGCAAGCCCACCGCCGCCGTGCCCAGCACCGTGCACTGCGACCACCTCATCCAGGCCAAAGACGGCGCCACCGAGGACTTGGCCGAAGCCAACACCGAA
This genomic stretch from Hymenobacter sp. PAMC 26628 harbors:
- a CDS encoding cytochrome P450, whose product is MADDTLGPRPPHAPLPQVPRWHSIRGSLRLVADPIGALDAVHADYGSTARLYIGGVQPSVLTRDPGLVQHILQKNHRNYAKSKFTLGFARYIGHGLLTNEGPDWLRQRRLIQPGFHRQRVAGLTGLMQEVVADTLGPLAQAAARAGGAVAVPAHALLTRLTFRIIARSVFSTRFAEAELDRLAQLITEIQAFYVRIIRQPYLNWWRRLRGQFRHHDRLTAELRALLGRYIAQRQAASAAPGAPAPPDDLLQMLLDARYEDTGEPMAPARVLDEALILLVAGHETSANALTWLLYLLAHHPAEAQAIQAETAAVLGTRAPTFADLPRLGRALQAVQETMRLYPPAWMVDRVALADDDYQGLRIPKGTLFSLYLYGLHRDPQHWDAPAEFRPARFAPDAPRPLVPFAYAPFGGGPRLCVGLQFALTEMQFVAVELLRTFDVEWPAGQPLVVKQPLITLRPRGDFQVRLRLREGPRAAAG
- a CDS encoding TlpA disulfide reductase family protein, with the translated sequence MKNIVPALLAGAVLSLAGCQGNSTKTETTGTAASAAALLTPGPWRGELAVQGQQLPFLFEVKTEAGQPVVYLINKGLNGEERLRCPEISAAGDSATIKLHVFDAALVVRADGAGKLRGNWVKYDAKGPYRVPLVATAGAQELFPAAQSADKPGSFDGTWRATFGEGKEGYPATGVFAQQGNRLTGTFLTTTGDYRYLSGVVSGQQLRLSTFDGSHAFLFIAQNGPKAPVDITKEYAPNTLFGDFYSGKTGHETWTATLDPKAKLPDADTLTYLRKGESRLSFKFPSVVPGASISPTDAKYRGKVVVVQVLGSWCPNCMDETNFLAPWYEKNKQRGVEIIGLGYERMPEYEKAAARLRVMKARFNIGYDLAVGGVSNKDSVAKSMPQLAKFLGFPTTIFIDKKGAVRKIHTGFSGPGTGKYYTEETAAFNQEIDKLLKE
- a CDS encoding universal stress protein translates to MKNILVATDFSPEAHHAFGVAVQLAQHTGGQLTLLHVLEDADEAGGAFSTVGGPVSGHSIDQIFTIKLMEATKRRMHALQAEAAQLAPGVPVQDVVEVARVGEGILTAIQRYGNDLVVVGARGHGATEHFFVSSTTERLIRLAPCPVLTVKHPEPAFKVQQIVFPSDFLADAAGAIEGLRRVLAVFPDATLHLLHVAAGADDHLAQQQMQDFARQHQLAHVVVAEVAANRTSAGIEEYAQRVAADVVVIPTHVRSGLSHFLNTSIAETVATHAFPPVLTYHFAS